In Sphingobacterium thalpophilum, a genomic segment contains:
- the dinB gene encoding DNA polymerase IV — MARSIVHCDLDTFFVSVERLQNSKLIGVPVLIGGSSDRGVVASCSYEARKFGVHSAMPMRLALRMCPEAVVVRGDHDRYSHYSGIVTQIIEEETPIVEKASIDEHYLDVSGMDRFFGCWKWTQELRQRIIRETGLPISFGLSVNKTVSKIATGTAKPCGEKQVQNGTEKGFLAPLSIRKIPMVGEKSFTLLRNMGISKIGTLQQMEVFTMQKVLGENGINIWRKANGLDDSLVLPFREQKSMSKENTFQQDTIDMDVLRRTLISMVDTLAFDLRKEQKLTSCVTLKIRYSNFDTHTQQLQIGYTNSDRKLTDVVIALFKKLYSRRMLIRLIGIKFSGLIYGSYQTDLFDDSAEEVNLMQAMDKIRKRYGAEFLMKAICAPLPEKGGEHALKST, encoded by the coding sequence ATGGCGAGGAGTATAGTACATTGTGATCTCGATACATTTTTTGTATCTGTAGAGCGTTTGCAGAACAGCAAACTCATCGGAGTACCTGTGCTCATAGGAGGAAGTAGTGACCGTGGGGTAGTTGCATCTTGTTCCTATGAGGCCCGCAAGTTTGGGGTGCATTCCGCTATGCCAATGCGGCTTGCGCTGCGCATGTGTCCAGAGGCGGTGGTCGTACGGGGCGATCACGATCGGTACAGTCATTATTCGGGTATAGTTACACAAATTATCGAGGAAGAAACGCCTATTGTCGAAAAAGCCAGTATAGACGAACATTACCTTGATGTCTCCGGTATGGACCGCTTTTTTGGCTGTTGGAAATGGACACAGGAACTCCGCCAGCGTATTATCCGAGAGACTGGATTGCCCATTAGCTTTGGCCTGTCGGTCAACAAGACCGTCTCCAAGATTGCCACCGGTACCGCCAAACCCTGTGGTGAAAAGCAGGTACAGAATGGCACCGAAAAAGGTTTCCTCGCACCGCTATCCATCCGCAAAATTCCCATGGTAGGCGAGAAGTCCTTTACCTTGCTCCGAAATATGGGAATTTCCAAAATCGGAACCTTACAGCAGATGGAGGTATTCACCATGCAAAAGGTCCTCGGGGAAAACGGGATCAACATCTGGCGTAAAGCCAATGGGCTCGATGATTCCCTCGTGTTGCCTTTTCGGGAGCAAAAGTCCATGTCCAAAGAAAATACCTTTCAGCAGGATACTATCGATATGGATGTCCTCCGTCGCACGCTGATCAGCATGGTCGATACACTCGCTTTCGATCTGCGCAAAGAGCAGAAGCTGACCAGCTGCGTTACCCTCAAGATTCGTTATAGCAACTTCGATACCCATACCCAACAGCTACAGATTGGCTATACCAATTCGGATCGAAAGCTTACCGATGTGGTAATTGCACTCTTCAAGAAACTCTATAGCCGCAGGATGCTGATAAGGCTTATCGGGATCAAATTCTCTGGTCTGATCTATGGTTCCTATCAGACCGATCTCTTTGACGACAGTGCCGAGGAGGTCAACCTCATGCAGGCCATGGACAAGATCCGAAAACGCTATGGGGCTGAATTTCTGATGAAGGCCATCTGTGCACCGCTGCCAGAGAAAGGAGGGGAGCATGCTCTTAAATCTACATAG
- a CDS encoding DNA polymerase III subunit alpha, with protein MLLNLHSYYSLRFGTLSLQDLVSGMLAGGYDTAVLTDINNSSGSLDFIKLGRAAGLNLLAGMEFRAGEQICFVAIAKNEQGFREINEYRTKLNMENRAIPERAPEFEEVFVIYPFSRLNAFPLRDFEYIGVRPSERTRAQLMDRKVLDRCVILAPVSFRKADYTLHRQLRAIDNNLLISQLGDEQIAAEDEVFIPRVKLMRLFSDLPQLLANTNRILGQCSFSFDFSSVKNKATFTGNRYNDKQLLHKYCTDGFTRRYGRNDRGATERIQRELEIIENLRFSSYFLITDDICRYARGRNFHYVGRGSGANSAVAYCLGITDVDPIALKLPFERFLNPKRKSPPDFDVDFSWNERDEMYDYIFNRYQTGHTALMGAMSTFRSRSILRELGKVYGLPKAEIDRLVHEPEHMLNKNEVTNTILSVYNRMADFPNQRTIHASGVLISEEPLTCYSAMDNPPKGLPTMQFDMYVAEDIGFEKFDILSQRGIGHIKDCRTIVRENLGVVIDTDNPKRFFQDAHIAAQLKSANTIGCFYIESPAMRQLLTKLRCDDYLTLVAASSIIRPGVASSGMMGEYIRRHHDPTTVVYPHPVFKEQLEETYGVMVYQEDVMKIANAYGGLDMADADVLRRMMSGKYRSKDHLIEIEDKFFSNCKAKGYDEKTSREIWRQMESFAGYSFNKAHSASFAVESYQSLFLKTYYPLEFMVAVLNNYGGFYSRKVYVNEARISGGNICLPCVNQSVFNTSIQGKDIYLGFDCLLNLECKLAHRIIEEREANGKYISLENFIKRTQTGIEQVVILIRVGALRFTGTGKKQLLWAAHLMMSKHKPVAAGMALFETESRKPILPPLEEDILEDYYDEMELIGFCVTGTLFDLTKSDYRGDMPARELHLHEGKIVRVVGDFVCEKFVKTKRGDLMKFGTFLDAEGQFFDTVHFPQSLAKYPLRGAGVYLVEGKVILEYGCPSVEVIRCAKMPLKPDPRSE; from the coding sequence ATGCTCTTAAATCTACATAGCTATTATAGCCTGCGTTTTGGTACCCTCAGCCTGCAGGATCTTGTCTCGGGCATGCTTGCTGGCGGTTATGATACCGCCGTGCTTACCGATATTAATAACAGCTCGGGATCGCTGGACTTCATTAAACTGGGCCGCGCTGCCGGACTGAATTTACTCGCGGGAATGGAATTCCGCGCTGGCGAACAGATTTGTTTTGTCGCTATTGCCAAAAACGAACAGGGCTTCCGTGAGATCAATGAGTATCGAACTAAGCTCAATATGGAAAACCGCGCTATACCGGAGCGTGCGCCCGAATTTGAGGAGGTCTTTGTCATCTATCCCTTTAGCAGGCTCAATGCCTTTCCATTGCGGGACTTCGAATACATCGGCGTTCGACCTAGTGAGCGTACCCGCGCCCAGCTGATGGATCGTAAGGTTCTCGATCGCTGTGTAATACTCGCACCAGTCAGTTTCCGAAAGGCCGACTATACCTTACATCGCCAATTAAGGGCCATTGACAACAATCTGCTGATTTCGCAGCTCGGCGATGAGCAGATAGCTGCCGAGGACGAGGTGTTTATCCCTCGGGTCAAGCTCATGCGCTTATTTTCCGACTTGCCTCAATTGCTGGCCAATACCAACCGCATACTGGGCCAGTGTTCTTTCAGTTTTGATTTTTCCAGTGTCAAGAACAAGGCAACCTTTACCGGTAATCGCTACAACGATAAGCAGCTGCTGCACAAGTACTGCACGGATGGCTTTACCAGGCGCTATGGTCGTAACGACCGGGGCGCGACCGAACGCATCCAGCGCGAGCTTGAGATTATCGAAAACCTGCGTTTCTCCAGTTATTTCCTGATTACGGACGATATCTGCCGCTACGCGCGTGGCCGCAATTTTCACTACGTAGGCCGCGGGTCGGGGGCCAATTCTGCTGTTGCTTACTGCTTAGGGATCACCGATGTTGACCCCATAGCACTCAAACTTCCCTTTGAGCGTTTTCTCAATCCCAAGCGCAAGAGTCCGCCTGATTTCGATGTGGACTTTAGCTGGAATGAGCGTGACGAAATGTACGATTATATCTTTAACCGTTATCAGACCGGTCATACAGCCTTGATGGGCGCTATGAGCACCTTTCGCTCCCGGAGTATCTTGCGCGAGCTGGGTAAGGTGTACGGACTGCCCAAGGCCGAGATCGACCGTCTCGTGCATGAGCCCGAGCATATGCTCAACAAGAATGAGGTGACCAATACTATTCTGAGCGTTTACAACCGCATGGCCGATTTTCCCAATCAGCGCACCATACACGCCAGCGGCGTGCTGATCTCGGAGGAACCATTGACCTGTTATTCAGCAATGGACAATCCGCCCAAGGGATTGCCGACCATGCAGTTTGATATGTACGTGGCCGAAGATATCGGTTTTGAAAAGTTCGATATCCTTTCGCAGCGCGGTATCGGCCATATCAAAGATTGCCGTACCATTGTGCGCGAAAACTTGGGCGTGGTCATTGATACCGACAATCCCAAGCGTTTTTTTCAGGATGCCCATATTGCCGCCCAGCTCAAATCGGCCAATACCATCGGTTGCTTCTATATCGAGAGTCCGGCGATGCGGCAGTTGCTCACCAAGTTACGTTGCGATGATTACCTGACTTTAGTGGCTGCCTCATCCATTATTCGGCCCGGTGTGGCCAGTTCGGGCATGATGGGCGAGTACATCCGTCGGCATCACGACCCCACGACAGTCGTCTATCCACATCCCGTATTTAAGGAGCAGCTTGAAGAGACCTACGGCGTGATGGTTTATCAGGAAGATGTGATGAAGATCGCCAATGCCTATGGCGGGCTCGATATGGCCGATGCCGATGTGCTCCGACGGATGATGTCTGGCAAATATCGCAGCAAAGACCACCTGATCGAAATTGAGGATAAGTTCTTTTCCAACTGTAAGGCCAAAGGCTATGACGAGAAGACTAGCCGCGAGATATGGCGGCAGATGGAAAGCTTTGCCGGTTATTCCTTTAACAAGGCGCATTCAGCATCCTTTGCCGTAGAGAGTTATCAGAGTCTTTTCCTCAAGACCTACTATCCTTTGGAGTTTATGGTTGCGGTCCTCAACAATTATGGTGGGTTTTACAGCCGTAAGGTCTATGTCAATGAAGCGCGAATTTCAGGTGGTAATATCTGCTTACCCTGTGTCAACCAGTCGGTCTTTAACACCTCCATTCAGGGTAAAGATATTTATCTGGGTTTTGACTGCCTGCTCAATTTGGAGTGTAAACTGGCCCATCGCATTATTGAGGAACGCGAAGCCAATGGCAAGTACATCAGTCTGGAAAACTTTATCAAACGGACACAGACGGGTATTGAGCAGGTCGTTATCCTAATTCGTGTGGGTGCCTTGCGCTTTACAGGGACGGGGAAAAAGCAATTGCTGTGGGCAGCTCACCTGATGATGAGTAAGCATAAGCCCGTCGCAGCAGGTATGGCGCTCTTTGAGACCGAAAGTCGCAAGCCTATTCTTCCCCCTTTGGAAGAAGATATCTTGGAGGATTATTACGACGAGATGGAGCTGATTGGCTTTTGCGTAACGGGTACGCTATTCGATCTTACCAAAAGCGATTACCGGGGCGATATGCCCGCTCGGGAACTCCATCTGCATGAAGGGAAGATAGTACGTGTGGTGGGGGATTTTGTCTGTGAGAAATTTGTGAAGACCAAGCGTGGCGACCTGATGAAATTCGGAACTTTCCTCGATGCCGAGGGGCAATTTTTTGATACCGTCCATTTCCCGCAGAGCCTAGCCAAATA